GGAGTTGAGCCATACACATTACCAGAGGATGAATACATACAAATCATTAAAGATTTAGCAGAAAAAGACAGAAGTGTATTTGCTTTGGTTGAGGAAGCAAAACTTGAAATGAAAAATGGAAATTTCTCTGAGGCTGCAAAGAATTGGAAAAAAGCTTGTGAAAAGGTTGAAAATGATAATTATTTCGTACAACAATTAGCTCTTTGCACATACAAGAATAAATCAGTTAATCCAAATATTGCATTGACTGATGCATTGACAATTATAAATCAACTTGAACCAGAAGATAGAAATACTACTGACCCTGAAACATTGGGAATTACTGGAGCTATCTACAAAAGATTATGGCAAATTAATAAAGAGACAACAGAATATCTTGATAGAGCAATTGATTGTTATAAAAGGGGATTTACAATAAATCAGGATTACTATACAGGAGAGAATTATGCATTATGTCTTGATTTAAAGTCAACAATTACAAATGACGAAGAAGAAAAAATTTATTTAAAATATTCAGCAAAAAAAACTCGCAAAGAGATTATTGAGATTATTGAAAACTTAAAAAATGATGATGATTTTGAATTAAGAAGCGACTTGAAATGGATTTATGCAACTTTATCACATTGCTATTTTGCAATTGGGGATAATGAAAATCATCAACTATACAATACTAGCTTTAATAATCTTCATCCTGAAAATTGGGAAATTGAAACATATAATAATTCACTTAAACAATTAACCGAAATACTAAAATAAAATGGCAAAAGACTACAAAATTTTCGTCAGTCATTCATGGGCACATAGCGATGCCTTAAAGGCATTACAGAATCTATTAAATTCAAGAGGATATTTTAATGTGGAATTTACAGAGGCATCAAAAGATGTTCCTATAAATTCAGAGAATGCAACCTATATTAAATCAAGATTAAAAAATAAAATTACTAATTCAGATGTCGTTCTTGCTTTGGCTGGTGTTTATGCCTCCCATAGTGATTGGATGATATGGGAAATGGATACTGCGGTGGATAATAACATACCTATTGTCGGTGTGATACCAAGAGGACAAGAAAGAATATCTCAAGAGGTATATAATCGTTCGAAAGTTGATGTTAAATGGAATACGGAAAGTATAGTGGAAGCTATAAGAAATTATGCGAAATAAAACACGAACGCACAACAATGTGTATAGTGCATGCGGGTTTCAGCGGTTTTCGAGCGTTTGTGGCTCGTAAAAAAAGTTGGTGTAACTTGATAAGGAATCGCTTCGTAATCCCGCACGACACCATACACTCACCATTAGCGTTCATGCTAAGAAAGATCACGGTTAGAAAAATAATGCAACTTGAAAACATTTTTGTGAATTTGAGCATTCAAACAAGATTATGACATCAACAACAAAATATCAATTATTTAACTCATCAAACTCTATTGTTGAAGATTTGTTTAATCCTTATAATGTAGGAGCTAAACCGTTTTTAAAATGGGCTGGTGGTAAAGGGCAACTTCTCGACAAATTCCAAGAACTTTACCCTGAAAATCTAAAAAGAAATAAAATTAAAAATTTCTATGAACCATTTTTGGGGAGCGGAGCTGTCTTTTTTGATATTGCTCAAAAGTATGACATTGAAAGTGCATATCTCTATGACATAAACGATGAATTAATTTTAACTTACAAAGTCATTCAAAAAGATGTTAACAAACTTATAGAGTTTTTGTATCGTTATCAAAAAACCTACTTGAAACTTGATAAAATTAAGCGCCACCAATTTTTTTACGATCAACGAACAAACTATAACTTACAAAGATTTAATATTGATTATGAAAAATATTCAGAAAATTGGTTTCCTCGTGCAGCACAACTTATTTTTTTAAATAGAACTTGTTTTAACGGACTTTATCGAGTAAACTCAAAAGGCGAGTTTAACTCGCCAGTGGGTGATTACGATAACCCGACAATTTGCGATGAACAAAATCTTATTGCAGTTAATAAAGTTTTAGAAATTGCTGAAATTAAAAAAGCTGACTTTAAAGAAATTGTAACTGATTTAAAATCAAATTCATTCGTTTATTTCGATCCACCATACAGACCAATAAGCAAAACTGCAAGTTTTAAAGCATACAGTAAACAAGGCTTTGCCGACAATGAACAATTTCAATTAGCCCAACTCTTCAAACAACTGGACTTAGAAGGCTCTAAAGTAATGCTTAGCAATTCCGACCCCAAGAACAATGACCCAAATGATAATTTTTTTGATGAAATGTATAATGAATTCAATATAGTTAGAGTGCCTGCAAGAAGAATGATAAATTCAGATCCAACAAAAAGAGGAAAAATAAATGAAATAGTAGTAACAAATTACGCAACAGCATAATGGAAAAAGGAACAAAAAGTAATATTTCTGGCAATCAACTTGAAGTTGCCGTTAAAACAGTATTGACTGGAAAAAGATTTGAACTTGTAAAATATAGAGTTTGGGAGAAAAATCCTGAAAAATACGGTAAAGAATTGCTCCTTGAAAATGTTCCATTTACAACAGTTTATGAACATCATGGAAATACAGAATTTTTACTCATTTCAGAAAAATATGAATTAAAAATACGTATTGAATGCAAATGGCAGCAAGTTGCTGGTTCAGTTGATGAGAAACTCCCTTACCTTTATTTGAACACAATTGAAGCAATGCCCGAAGATTCAATAATGATATTAATAGATGGTTCGGGTTGGAAAACTGGTGCAATTAAGTGGTTAAAAGATGCTGTCAAACAAAAAAAATATACAACTGAAGAAAATAAACATAAAGAAATTTTAGTTTTCAGTTTGACCGATTTTTTTACTTGGGCTAACAAAACATTTAACAGATAAAAAAAGCACTAACACACAACAATGTGTATAATTCATAAGGGTTTCAGAGGTTTTCGAGCGTTGTCTTCCGCATCAAATTTGGGTGGAAACTTGATAGGTTTGAAGCGCGCAATCCCTTACGAAATCATACACTCAACGTACGTTGTGAATGGAAAAATAAAAAATGTATAAAAAATCGTTGCACCTGACATTTTTCCGCTGTGCTCCAAAATGCAGGTAAAATCTATCATTAGGTGCAAAGCGAGTGATGCTATTTATCGTTTTTTATTTTCAGCAAATGTAGTATATCCCTTGATGCGAAGTATCGGAATAATTAATTGGAGAAGTTGTAAATGCCTGCAATATCAATGTTTTACGGGATTATCGTTTATTTGTACTTTAAGGATAACCAACAGCACAAAAGTCCACATATCCATGTAAGAATCAGGAGTATGAAGTAGTTGTTTCTATTCCGGAAGGGGAGGTTTTGGAAGGGAATATTCCTACATCAAAGATGAAACTACTTCAAGCATGGATTGAACTCCACAAGGATGAGCTTGTCGCCAACTGGGAACTTGCCGTTTCAGGGCAGCAACCTTATAAAATTGAGCCGTTGAGGTAAAATATGAATCCAAGAATTAAACAAGTCATACCAAGAGATGATTATAAGCTTCTGCTGTTTTTTACAAACGGAGAGAAAGGGGTTTATGATTGTTTGCATTTGCTTGATTTCGGAGTTTTCAAAGAGCTTCAGGATAAAAACTATTTCAAATTAGCGAAGGCATTGCATGGCACAGTTGTATGGCCGCATGAGCAGGATATATGTCCCGATACGCTTTATCTTGATTCAGTAAAAGAAAACGCCTAACCAGTCGTTCAAGCGGATGGCGGAAAAAGACCCGTCGCCGCTTAACTCATCGTTAGGCGCTAAAACGAGCGAGGAAAATGCGAAGGATGAAAAATTTATGAGCGATTTGCGCTTATAGTGCATCACAAAACGCGGATGCGCCACCGAAAAAACGCGCTCGGAAAATCGTTGTTCCCCATTGAGTAGATCAATTAAAAAAACCCTTCTCCCAAAATCGGAAGAAGGGTTTTTTTGATAATAAAATTGAAAGCAATTTTTAAATCACCTCTGGCATTCCCGAATTCAGGCTTTGATTAATGCGGAACGTGGCGAGGGTCGTCAAAACTTGGCTGCGGAAATCGATGGCCGGTTCGCCAGTTTTGAGCGAGCGGATAAACGCGGCCATTTCCTCTTTGTGCCCTTTGCCGCCGTCGTATTCGCGTTTGCGCTGAGCGCCTTGGCTTGAAAGCACGACTTCCTTGAAATTTTCCATAATCCCGATGCGCCCGCCGCCGAACACTTCGATGCGCTCTTTCGGATAAAGCTTATCGCCGTTGCAAAGGTATTGCACCACGCCCACGCTGCCGTTGTCGAAGCGAATCGTGATGCAAAGGTTTTCGCGCACCGCGCCTGGCAGCATTTCGGCAAACACGCGCACGGGTTCTGCGCCCGTCAAATATTGAATCGTGTCGATGAAATGGCAGCCTTCGCCGATTAAGCGCCCGCCGCCTTCGCTTAAATCCTGTGTCCAATGATCAAACGGAAGCGGCCCCGCATTGACGCGATAATGAACCGACATCGGCTCTTTCGTCACCGAGAAAAATTCTTTCAACACTTTTACCGGCTCGCTAAAGCGACGGTTGAAGCCGGTCAAAAGCTGCGCGGAAGAATTTGCGTAAGCTTCGGCGACCTCATGAAGTTCCGCTTCGGTCAGCGCAAGCGGCTTTTCCACAAAAACATGCTTCCCTGCTTTCAGCGCCTTCGTGACCATTTCCGCATGAAGATTATGCCGCGTGGCAATCACCACCGTGCCGATATTTTCGTCCGAAAAGAGTTCTTCCACATTTGAAGTCGCATAGCCGACGCCGAATTTTTCCTTCACATTTTCCGCGTTGATGCCCGTCGCGTTGCAAACGGCGGCAAGCTCCACGCCGGAAATCGCCGCAAGGTTCGGAATCAAAAAGCCTTGCGCAAAACTTCCCGCGCCAATCATGCCGATGCGTTTCGATTTGTCGGAAAACGGCGTATCAACCGAAGGCGCCGGGTGATGCGAGGCCGTGTGAAGCAGCGCTTCGGTGCTTTCGGGGCTAAAGCCGAACTCGCCGTAATCAAGCAAAATGCCGATGTAGCGTTCTTGCACTTCCCCGCTGATGAGCTTATAAGCATCTTCGGCCTGCTCAATCGGAAATTTATGCGTGGTAATTTTATCAAGCTTGATTTTCTTTTCGGCGAGCAATTGCACGAAGGTTTGCATGTTGCGCTTTTCCGTCCAGCGCACATAGCCGATGGGATAATCCACGCCTTTTTCCTCGTAATTCGTATCGTAGCGGCCTGCGCCGTAGGAGCGCGAAAGTTTGAAATCAAGCTCTTTCATGTAATACGGGTCGCGCGGCAGGTTCATGCCGGTGACGCCCACCATGACGACGCGCCCGCGATCGCGCATAATTTCGGCGGCAAATTCCACCGGGTCGTTTTGCGAAGTGGAGGCCGTGATAATGACGGCGTCCGTACCGAAGCCGTTCGTAAATGATTTGATTTGATCGGGAACATTTTCCGCTGAGCGTTTCAGCGCAAGGTCGCAACCGTGTTCTTTGGCAAGGCGGAGCGCCTCGTCGGAAATATCGACGCCGATGACCATGCAGCCATTCGCCTTCAAAAGCTGAACCAAAATTTGTCCTAACAAGCCAAGTCCGATGACTGTAACGGTTTCGCCGAGCGTTGGGTTGGCCTGCCGAAGCCCTTGCATGGCGATGGCGCCGAGCGTGCTATAAGCCGCTTCGTCAAACGGAACGCAATCGGGAATTTTGGCGCACAGATTTTTTGGTACAACAACAAACTCGGCGTGCGACGCATAGCCGCCGCCGGCGCACGCAACGCGGTCGCCCACGCGAAATTCGGAAATATCGTCGGCCACTTCCACAACCGTTCCGGCTGAAGAATAGCCCATCGCCGAGTCGGTATTTAATTTATTAAATGCGCGTTCCAGCGTGCTGACCACGCCCATTTCCTTCATTTGCTTCAGCACTTGCTGCACTTGGTCGGGGCGAGCCATCGCTTTGCCTAACAAATTTTTCTTGCCGAGTTCGACTTTCATTCGCTCTGTGCCGGCGCTAATCAGGCTGAAGTGATTGCGCACAAGTACCATACCCGGCTTTAAGGACGGTGCGGGCACGGATTTCACTTTGATTGCTCCCGAACGCGAGTTTTGAACCAATTGCTGCATGTTTTTTTTATGAATTAATTTGAGTTTTTCGTGTGCTCTGAACTTGTTTTACGTAAAGCAAATCACATGAAAGTGATGCTAACTTTCGCTCGTTTTTTATTTGCTTTCAATGAAAAAAAACGCCTTCCGATTGGATTAATTTTTTCGAAAAATGCTAAAAATCGGAAAAAACGCTCAGAGCGAATGGCCAAAAGAGCTCATTTTACGGGCGTGAAGATACAAATTCAGGGACAAAAATGCTGGGTCTTGTCTGAGGTTCTTGCGGCCATGAGTAATTTTGGCTTTTTTCCTTCGAGCGCTTCGCAATGAAACGCCAAAATGCGAGTTGCCCCAGTGAATGCAAGCCAGGCCTTCCGAAAAAGTCCATCCAGAAAAGCTTTTTGCCACCGTTAGAGAACTTTTCCCCGTACTTGGTTTTCCTGTAAAGTTTTTTTACATGTAGTTCGTTAATTTGCGAAAACTCAAGGCTCAGCTTTTAACAAACAGGAAAACATTCCTTTATGAAAACCATCAACTTGATTCTTGGCACTCACAATCATCAACCGGTTGGGAACTTCGATTTTGTTTTTGAGGATTCCTACAATCGTTCTTACAAGCCTTTTTTGGATGTGTATGAGAATTTTCCAGACATTAAAATTGTGCAGCACTACACGGGCATTTTGTATGAATGGATTCTCAAAAATCGTCCTGAATTTTTTGAGGAATTAAAAAAGCTGGTAGAACGCGGCAGCATGGAGATGATGAGCGGCGGTTTCTACGAGCCCATTTTGGCCGTGATTCCAGATGAGGATAAAACAGGCCAGATTCAAAAACTCACCAAGTTTATTAAAAAGCATTTTGATTATGACGCCAAAGGCCTTTGGCTCGCTGAGCGTATTTGGGAACAGCATTTGGTGAAACCGCTTCATCAAGCTGGCATCGAGTATGTTGTGCTCGACGATACGCATTTCAAATATGCCGGGCTCACCGACGAGCAGCTTTTGGGCTACTACATCACCGAAGAACAAGGCTTTACCACGCATCTTTTCCCAATTTCAAAGCAGCTTCGTTATACGATTCCGTTTCAGGATGTAGCGGTGACGCTGGATTACTTAAGAGAATTGGCCACAGAAGAAGGCGATCGGATTGTGGTGTTTGCAGATGATGGCGAAAAATTTGGCGCTTGGCCGGGCACTTACGAGCATGTTTATGGAAAAAATCAATGGCTGGAAAAATTCTTCCAAGCTTTGCGCGATAATAGCGATTGGATTCGCACCATGACTTTCAAAGAAGCCGTTGAAAAGTTTGAGCCGCTTGGCCGAATTTATCTGACCAATTCCTCTTATGCGGAAATGATGCACTGGGCGCTTCCAAGCAAAAAAGCGTATCGCGCCTACGAAGATTTTGAGCAAAAACTCAAAGACGCGCATCTCTACAACGAGTATGAATATTTTGTAAGAGGCGGTTTTTGGCGAAACTTCATGGTGAAATATCCAGAGTCGAACCAAATGCACAAAAGAATGCTGGAGATTTCTACGCGCGCGCGCGACTTGCAGGAAAAAGGCAAAAAAGTAAAACCCGAAACCATCGACAAAATTTGGGAAGCGCAATGCAACTGTCCGTATTGGCACGGGGTTTTTGGCGGTACGTATTTGCCAAACTTGCGCCATCCGATTTTTACCGCGCTCATTGAAGCCGATGTCGCTCTTGACAAAATCGATAACAAAGACGGCAATGTGGGCGTGGTAACCACCGATTTTGATAAAGATGGCAAACCGGAAATTATTTTAAAATCCAATGAGCTTTCGCTTTACTTGAAGCCGTCTGAAGGCGGCAAGCTCATCGAGTTGGATTATAAACGTGCGCGTAAAAATATCTTGGATATTTTCACGCGTCAAGAGGAAGGCTATCACAACAAAATCCGCTCGGAACCCGATGGCGCCATGAGTTTGCCGCACTTCAAAGAAGCCGGCCTTGAAACGCACTTGAATTACGATCGCTATCGTCGTGGCAGCTTTATCGAGCATTTTCTTCCGATGGAAACTTCCGTCGAGGAACTCTATCATGGCGCACAGCGCGAACTTTCGGATTTTCACCTGACGCCGTTTGCGTTCAAAACAAAAGGAACAAAAGCCAAGCAGAAAGTCACTTTTACAAAAACAGGAAACGTGCATGTGGAAGGCGCGAATTTGCCCGTAGAACTGACCAAAGCCATCACATTGGAACAAGGAAAGTCTGAGTTTCAGGTTCAGTATGAACTAAAAGCGCTTGAAAAATCGCTGAAGGTGATGTTTGCCGTAGAAAATTGCTATGGCTTGCTGGCCGGCGACGCGCCCGACCGCTACTATTATGTTCCTGGAATTGAGCTTGAAGATGCCAAACTTCGCAGCATGGGAGAAGTTCGTTCAGCCGTGATCGGCTTAAAAGACGAATGGCTGAACATCGACGCGCGGCTTGAGGCCTCGCAAGAAGCCAGAATTGTTCGTTATCCGATCGAGACCATTTCACTTTCGGAAGCCGGCTTTGAACGCGTTTATCAAGCCTCAGCCGTATTTTTCTGTTTTGAACTCACGCTCACAGAAAAACCGCTGAAACTAAACTTCACGCAAAGCTTCAAAGGCGTTTAACCCAAAGAAACGAGCCGTACACTCGCGAAATGAAAACGTGTGCGGCTCAACTTATTTGGCGTGAAAGAAAACGCTCCACGAAATGAAATCGCTGACATGATGAAACAGACACTTCGACATCTCGCCCTATTTTTTCTTTTTGGGTTCATTTGGCAAGTCATTTTTTCAGAGTCGTTTGCACAAACGGCGCAAACGGTTTTTGTGCGAGAAGCCTTGCGAAGCCAGGAAAATGTCTATACCGGACGCTTTGAAGTCTCGGCCAAAGAGGCTTCAAAAGTGTATGAGCTTTATCGGTTTACTTACAGCCAGAGCGATAAAAATCGCGAACGCCCGATGAGCATTGCGTTTCTTTATCTTGGCAAACCTTCGGATGCTTATAACTCGCTAAAGGCGGCTGAAATTAAATTTCAGTATGGTGCAAATGGGTTGCTTTTGGAAAAAGACATTTTGAATGCAGCCGGAAAACCAACAGAAATTCGTCGCTACGATTATGTTGGGCGAAAAGTGGCTACGGAATCAATTTATGATGGAAAGAAAACGCTCACTGAGCAAATCACCTACAACTACGACGAGAATGGAAATTTGCTTGAGCGTGCATTCAAAAATGCCAAAGGAAAATTGGCCGATAATCGATTGGGCTATGCCATTCGCAAATATGCCTACGACGACAAAAACCGCGTGATCACAGAGGAAGTTTTCACAGAAAAGCGCAGCTCGCTGCTCAAAATCGAATTTGCCTACGATCGCGATGGGCAGCTTCGCCAGAAAACCGTTCGCGATGAACTCGGCCACATCAAAGAGCTAATCGTTTTTGATTACAACGAGGCTGGACTGGTTTCGGAAAAGAAAACATTAAACCCATTCAAATACGTCAAGCAGCAAACCCTTTATAAATATGACAGCGACAAGCGGCTCATCGAAGAGCGCACGCTCGATGCCAATGGGCTGCTTTTGGGCGATATGTTTGATGTTGCGGTTGTGCAAACGCAATACCGCAGCGATGGAGTTCGCAAAGAAGAAGTGCGCCTTGACAGCAAAAGTCGCTTCAAAAATAAAGTCATATACAACGAGTTTGAACAAGTGCTTGAGCGCATTGAATACACCGCACAAGGGCTGCCGGGACTGATTATCCGCCGCGAGTACGATGACTATGGAAATTTGCGCGGTGAGCGCAATTATAAAATTAAAAGCGCAAGCCGTCGCGAAATATTGAATGAGGAACTGGTTTATGAAAAAGCACGACTGCGCGAACATCGCTACTATGATGCTGCTGGTCGTTTGAACGCAAAAGAGGTGTTAAATGCAGATGGGCAAGCCATCGAAGAAATTTACTATGACGCAAATGGAAAAATAACGCGTCGGAAAACGCGTTAGCTGAGAACTCACCGCTGCCGTTCAAGATAATTTTGAAGCAGTAAGGCGGCAGCGGCGCTATCAAGGCGGCCTTTTTTTTGGCGCGATTTGCGTTTTTCCCCTGAGGCAATTAAAAGGCGCATAGCGGCTTTGGATGAGCCAAACTCATCAATGGGTTCAATTGGAATGGTTGAAAATTCAAGCGAAAGGCGTTCAAGAAACCCATCAACAGCTTTTGTCGTGTGGTTTGCGCTGCCATCGCCGTTGGTTGGATAGCCAACCAATATTTTTTCGATGCCATCCAATTTTTCTATTTCACGAATTTGCTTGTACAAAGTCGCCTCTTCGAATGTCCCAACAGTTTGTGAGAATAACTGAAACGGATCAGTTTTGGCCAAACCGCATCGTTTTGTGCCGAAGTCAATTGCCAAAACTCGCTTTTTAATTAAATCAGTAGCCAACTTAGCGTGTTAGTCTGTAGGTTCTTTTTGCAAAGCCCGTTTGATTAATTTGCTGGGCCTAAAATGTACTTTTCGCCGCCGGCCTTCGTAGTCGATGATCGTGCCGGTTCTTGGATCTCGCACCGTCGCTTCATTTTTCATAAACTTCACTTCAAAAACGCCAAGCCCGCGCAATTCGATCCGAAGTTCATCATCGGCGTTTCGGATAAGCTTTGAAAGCGATTCAATGGTTACATCCACAAATTCAGCCACCGACGCTTCACTTTTTTGCGTTCGTTTGGCCACAAGCTTAATCAAATCGCGCCGTGTTAAGGTTTGCGAAATCTTTCTGGTGTTTTGAGTTCTGGTTAATGCCATTATCGTGAGTATCTAAATTTTAAGTTCTTTTTCTTCATCAATCTTAAAAATCACCAACATCCGAAAGTCTAATTAAGGGAATGAAAGGTTGTAAGAAGCTTCATGTTCGTTCTATTTCATGAAATTGAGATGAATGAATAAAAGCAACATGCTCTCATGATGGAGAGACTGTGGCCTCTAAAAATTTTCAAAAAGTAACTTGTTTATTAAGTGAAAAAGGGATTTTGCAAATAGCTCGGCGTGAAAACATGTTTTTCTTCTATATCGTTTCTCTCAAGCCAGGTACCTTATTTACAGCACACGTTTGTATTGTTGCAGAAGTTTTCAAGCTGTTTCGGCGTCTGCTTTGCGATCAGGATCGCAACCTCTCAAAATCCAAACGGAGCAATTTTCATAAGGTGAAAGGGTCTAATTCGTCTCTAACTACCCCTTTATAGCTTTAAAAAACAACACAGGTTGTGACGCGCATCACATTTTATTTTTTGGTTAAGTCAAGAATCTATTGTGTTTCTGCAAAAAGAGAATCTTGGCAAAGACGCCTCGTTTCTAAACGCTTTCATTTCTGATATTTTCAATCTTTATATTTAGAAGAGAAAAATTAACGCTTAAAAAGAGTTTTTATTTTCTAAAAAAAATAAATGTTTGTTAGGGAATGGCGTGAGCCATATGCAATTTACTTTCTGCTGCGTCGGCGTTTGAGTGCCGAGTTTTCTTCTGATTCATCATCAAGCAGTTCGTCAGTTGGCATATTGCTGCGCGCTTTTCGACCGCGTCTGCTGGAAGACGGCGCATCTGGATTGGTGTCGTCTGATGAAAAAACAGCGCCAGTTGACGAGTAGATTTCAATCATGTTTCCATCGGGGTCTAAAATAAAAAACGCGCGGCCATCTCTTCTGTTCGCGGGAGAAGTCAAAAGATGCACGTTGCATTCGCGCAGTTTTTCAGCAGCTTCGTCTACTTCGGCGTCTGTATTAAGCTTTAAGCCAAAGTGGTCGACTCGTATATCGCGCGCATCATTAGGGCTTGGGGTTTCAGCGCGCACAATCACGAGCATGTCGTCGCCTGCTTGTAAATACGTCATGTTCATCCCCAGACGATGATGAAGTTTAAATCCAAGAATGTTCATGTAGAAATCTTCCGACACGCGCAAGTCATTGACTCTAAGCGTAATTTGATGAATGCCAGTTAACTTAAGCATGTTTTTTTGGGTAAAATGTTGCGAAAAAACGAAAGGCGGCAAATTTGCCGCCCTTTTCTCACTGAACGATAACTTTTACCGCCGGCGGCTTGCAACGCTCGATTCGTTGTAGTAAAAACGATATTCTTTATTTTTATACTGCTCAATCGAAAGAATAGTTGGCTTAAGCTTCCCTTCGTATTTTTGGGCAATGGCAACCTGCTCAGGAAAGACTTTATCGGCTTCGCCTTCGCTGGCTGGATTTTTCACTTTAACCTGATAAGGTGCAAGCTCTTCTTCCAACTCACTTCTTTGCTCTTCGTTAATTTCTTTGGCGCGCAATCCCATGGCGGCTACCACTTCATACACGTTGTCTGTTTGGCTCTGGATATCCTCAAAATCTACGGGTCTAATCGACATAGCTTCTTTTCTGTTATGTTATTTTGACGGTTGTTGAATTGACTTCAAGATAAACGCTTTGATACTTTGAATCGCGGTTTCAAGCTCATCATTTACGATTTCAAAATCAAACTGATTCGCAAACGAAAGTTCAAATGCGGCGCGTTCCAGCCGGTTTTCTATTTCCGCGATTGAGTCGGAACTTCGTTTGAGCAGGCGTTCTTTCAACGCTTCAAGGCTGGGCGGTTTGATGAAAATCAGCACAGCGTGTTCGCCATAAAGTTTTTTAAGATTTACGGCTCCTTTGACGTCAAGGTCAAACAGCAAGTTCTCCCCTTTTTCCAAGCGCTCATCAGTTTTATCTTTCAGCGTGCCATAATAATTTCCAAAAAACTGCTCATACTCGATAAACCGCTTTTCCGCGATTTTCTGCTCGAATTCTTCTTTGCTCAGGAAAAAATACTCATGGCCTTCTTGTTCACCTGGACGCATTTTTCGTGTTGTGGCTGAAACGGAAAAATACAAATTTGGAACTTCCGCTAAAATGCGATTGGCGATCGTTGATTTACCCGCACCAGACGGCGCCGAAAAGACGATGAGTTTTCCTAAGGTTGTTCCTTTTTCCATGCGTGTTTCTTCCGAATGTTCCTGAGTCGTGTCATCGACTGTTGCGAAGCGAATACGCGAAGCGCGCCGCGCCAGTCGCATCATTTCTCGTGTTACTGCACATTTTGAACTTGCTCGCGAATGCGCTCGAGCTCCTCTTTAAGATAGACAACCATTTGCGAAATCGAGGCATTTTGCGATTTTGATGCAATGGTGTTGGCTTCGCGGCCTTGTTCCTGCAAAAGGAAATTCAGCTTGCGACCGGTATCGGGGTCGTTGCTTTCGAGAATTTCCAGAAAGAGTTTGTTGTGACTTCTAAATCGAACGCATTCCTCCGTGATGTCGAGTTTATCGGAGATGAGCACGATTTCCATCTCAAGGCGCTCGCGACTAATTTTGCTTTCATCGCCAAGCACTTCTTTAACTTTCATCCGAAGCTTTTCGCGTGTTTCGCGAATAGTTTGCTCCGAAAGGGTTTCAATTTTAGTTAGCGCTTCGTTGATATTTTCAATACGAAGGCGAAAATCTTTCACCAGCT
Above is a window of Chloroherpeton thalassium ATCC 35110 DNA encoding:
- a CDS encoding VOC family protein, encoding MLKLTGIHQITLRVNDLRVSEDFYMNILGFKLHHRLGMNMTYLQAGDDMLVIVRAETPSPNDARDIRVDHFGLKLNTDAEVDEAAEKLRECNVHLLTSPANRRDGRAFFILDPDGNMIEIYSSTGAVFSSDDTNPDAPSSSRRGRKARSNMPTDELLDDESEENSALKRRRSRK
- a CDS encoding DNA-directed RNA polymerase subunit omega; translation: MSIRPVDFEDIQSQTDNVYEVVAAMGLRAKEINEEQRSELEEELAPYQVKVKNPASEGEADKVFPEQVAIAQKYEGKLKPTILSIEQYKNKEYRFYYNESSVASRRR
- a CDS encoding alpha-amylase/4-alpha-glucanotransferase domain-containing protein — its product is MKTINLILGTHNHQPVGNFDFVFEDSYNRSYKPFLDVYENFPDIKIVQHYTGILYEWILKNRPEFFEELKKLVERGSMEMMSGGFYEPILAVIPDEDKTGQIQKLTKFIKKHFDYDAKGLWLAERIWEQHLVKPLHQAGIEYVVLDDTHFKYAGLTDEQLLGYYITEEQGFTTHLFPISKQLRYTIPFQDVAVTLDYLRELATEEGDRIVVFADDGEKFGAWPGTYEHVYGKNQWLEKFFQALRDNSDWIRTMTFKEAVEKFEPLGRIYLTNSSYAEMMHWALPSKKAYRAYEDFEQKLKDAHLYNEYEYFVRGGFWRNFMVKYPESNQMHKRMLEISTRARDLQEKGKKVKPETIDKIWEAQCNCPYWHGVFGGTYLPNLRHPIFTALIEADVALDKIDNKDGNVGVVTTDFDKDGKPEIILKSNELSLYLKPSEGGKLIELDYKRARKNILDIFTRQEEGYHNKIRSEPDGAMSLPHFKEAGLETHLNYDRYRRGSFIEHFLPMETSVEELYHGAQRELSDFHLTPFAFKTKGTKAKQKVTFTKTGNVHVEGANLPVELTKAITLEQGKSEFQVQYELKALEKSLKVMFAVENCYGLLAGDAPDRYYYVPGIELEDAKLRSMGEVRSAVIGLKDEWLNIDARLEASQEARIVRYPIETISLSEAGFERVYQASAVFFCFELTLTEKPLKLNFTQSFKGV
- the ruvX gene encoding Holliday junction resolvase RuvX, producing MAIDFGTKRCGLAKTDPFQLFSQTVGTFEEATLYKQIREIEKLDGIEKILVGYPTNGDGSANHTTKAVDGFLERLSLEFSTIPIEPIDEFGSSKAAMRLLIASGEKRKSRQKKGRLDSAAAALLLQNYLERQR
- a CDS encoding HU family DNA-binding protein; amino-acid sequence: MALTRTQNTRKISQTLTRRDLIKLVAKRTQKSEASVAEFVDVTIESLSKLIRNADDELRIELRGLGVFEVKFMKNEATVRDPRTGTIIDYEGRRRKVHFRPSKLIKRALQKEPTD
- the gmk gene encoding guanylate kinase gives rise to the protein MEKGTTLGKLIVFSAPSGAGKSTIANRILAEVPNLYFSVSATTRKMRPGEQEGHEYFFLSKEEFEQKIAEKRFIEYEQFFGNYYGTLKDKTDERLEKGENLLFDLDVKGAVNLKKLYGEHAVLIFIKPPSLEALKERLLKRSSDSIAEIENRLERAAFELSFANQFDFEIVNDELETAIQSIKAFILKSIQQPSK